One window of Robiginitalea biformata HTCC2501 genomic DNA carries:
- a CDS encoding glycosyltransferase family 2 protein, with amino-acid sequence MHLSIVIPLLNEAESLNELHDWIVSVMQSNRFLYDILFIDDGSTDGSWEIIRTLAATNPNVRGIRFLKNYGKSQALHAGFRQASGDIVITMDADLQDNPEEIPEMVRMIREEGYHLVSGWKKKRYDSLLMKNLPSKLFNWAARRTSGVRLHDFNCGLKAFRKEVVDQIEVSGEMHRYIPVLAKNAGYTRIGEQVVQHQARKYGKTKFGADRFINGFLDLITIWFVSKFGKRPMHLFGALGVLMFLIGFGFALYLGIDKLFLNPAGRLLTDRPQFFLALAAMIMGTQFFLSGFVGEMILRSKRNEQRYSIYDRVNISESVQNVR; translated from the coding sequence ATGCACCTGTCCATCGTCATCCCCTTGCTCAACGAGGCGGAATCGCTTAACGAACTCCACGATTGGATTGTATCCGTAATGCAATCCAATCGTTTTTTGTACGACATTCTTTTTATCGACGACGGGAGCACCGACGGAAGCTGGGAAATCATCCGGACTCTGGCAGCAACCAACCCCAACGTCCGGGGCATTCGCTTCCTCAAAAACTACGGTAAATCCCAGGCGCTGCATGCCGGTTTCCGCCAGGCTTCGGGCGATATCGTGATTACCATGGACGCCGATTTGCAGGATAACCCGGAGGAGATTCCGGAAATGGTCCGCATGATCCGGGAAGAGGGCTATCACCTGGTTTCGGGGTGGAAGAAAAAACGGTACGACTCCCTGCTGATGAAAAACCTGCCGTCCAAACTCTTTAACTGGGCGGCGCGCAGAACCTCGGGGGTTCGCCTCCACGATTTCAACTGCGGCCTGAAAGCCTTCCGGAAGGAAGTGGTGGACCAGATTGAGGTTTCGGGCGAGATGCACCGCTACATCCCCGTACTGGCCAAAAACGCCGGGTATACCCGGATCGGGGAACAGGTCGTGCAGCACCAGGCCCGCAAATACGGGAAGACCAAGTTTGGGGCCGACCGGTTTATCAACGGGTTCCTGGACCTGATCACCATCTGGTTCGTCTCCAAATTCGGCAAGCGCCCCATGCACCTGTTCGGGGCCCTGGGCGTATTGATGTTCCTGATAGGTTTTGGGTTTGCACTCTACCTGGGTATCGATAAGTTATTTCTGAACCCGGCCGGCCGGCTGCTGACGGACCGCCCCCAATTTTTCCTGGCCCTCGCGGCCATGATCATGGGGACCCAGTTCTTCCTCTCCGGTTTTGTGGGGGAGATGATCCTCCGCAGCAAGCGCAACGAACAGCGCTATTCCATCTACGACCGGGTAAACATCAGCGAATCAGTGCAAAATGTCCGGTGA
- a CDS encoding DUF4199 domain-containing protein, translated as MEQIQPKTGKYSLNYGLILGAIGVAFSLMLFLVDAHTTNSPVVQIVNIVISVAIIFWGILSFRKANGGLLSIGQALKLGAGISLIAGILSVLYLLLLSNVLDPDFARVMTEARMAEAAASGNMTPEQIEQGVEMGEKFFWFGYPIILIMSVVFGLIIGLVGGLIFKKTEEA; from the coding sequence ATGGAACAGATCCAACCAAAAACCGGGAAGTACTCCCTGAATTACGGCCTCATCCTCGGCGCTATCGGGGTGGCCTTCTCCCTGATGCTCTTCCTGGTGGATGCGCATACTACCAACAGCCCGGTCGTGCAGATCGTCAATATTGTGATCTCCGTAGCGATCATCTTTTGGGGCATCCTCAGTTTCCGAAAGGCCAACGGCGGCCTGCTCAGCATTGGCCAGGCCCTGAAACTCGGGGCGGGCATCTCCCTGATCGCCGGGATCCTTTCGGTACTTTACCTGTTATTGCTCTCTAATGTTCTGGACCCGGATTTTGCCCGGGTAATGACCGAGGCGCGAATGGCAGAAGCGGCTGCCTCCGGGAACATGACCCCCGAACAAATCGAACAGGGGGTGGAAATGGGGGAGAAATTCTTCTGGTTCGGCTACCCGATTATCCTGATCATGTCCGTGGTCTTTGGACTCATCATCGGCCTGGTGGGCGGCCTGATTTTCAAAAAAACCGAGGAGGCCTGA